The following proteins are encoded in a genomic region of Desulfobulbaceae bacterium:
- a CDS encoding PIN domain-containing protein has translation MSVLVDTSVWIEYFRNGNDFDKLDSLIDENLVLVNDLILSELVPFLRIRNQRRIIELLNHISKLNLNINWEQISEFQYKCLKNGINGVGIPDLIIAQNAKQNQCEIYSLDNHFSLLKNVIM, from the coding sequence ATGTCGGTTTTAGTCGACACATCAGTATGGATTGAATACTTCAGGAATGGTAATGATTTCGATAAATTAGACTCTTTAATAGATGAAAATCTAGTTCTTGTAAACGACCTGATTCTCTCTGAATTGGTCCCATTTTTAAGAATTAGGAATCAACGTAGAATCATTGAATTACTAAACCATATCAGTAAGTTGAATTTGAATATAAACTGGGAGCAAATTTCAGAATTTCAGTATAAATGTTTAAAAAACGGCATTAATGGTGTTGGTATTCCTGACTTGATAATAGCTCAAAATGCTAAACAAAATCAGTGCGAAATATATTCACTCGATAATCATTTTAGCCTGCTAAAAAATGTCATAATGTAA
- a CDS encoding nitrous oxide reductase accessory protein NosL: MRVRSSLIYYCISIVILCLPKLSTANSLESEVQSDTRCTVCGMFVAKYPAWISKIAHKNGDHEYFDGVKDMLVYYFDPLKFGSTKENPVTKMIVKDYYSLEAIDAKTAFYVLGSDVYGPMGHEFIPFSSLEAAEAFKKDHHGQEIVTFGEITSKRVESMRSGHTMK; the protein is encoded by the coding sequence ATGAGAGTTCGATCATCTTTGATTTACTACTGCATTAGTATCGTTATTCTTTGTCTGCCTAAGCTATCAACAGCGAACTCTTTAGAGTCTGAAGTTCAATCTGATACCCGCTGCACCGTCTGCGGTATGTTTGTAGCAAAATACCCTGCCTGGATCAGCAAAATAGCTCATAAGAACGGGGATCATGAATATTTTGATGGTGTAAAGGACATGCTGGTTTACTACTTTGATCCCCTGAAATTTGGTTCAACAAAGGAAAACCCTGTCACTAAGATGATCGTTAAGGATTATTATTCTCTGGAGGCTATTGATGCTAAAACTGCCTTCTATGTGCTTGGCAGTGATGTTTACGGGCCGATGGGACATGAGTTTATCCCTTTTTCTTCGCTCGAAGCGGCTGAAGCTTTCAAAAAAGATCATCATGGTCAAGAGATAGTTACTTTTGGGGAGATTACCTCAAAACGTGTTGAATCAATGCGCTCTGGCCATACTATGAAGTAA
- a CDS encoding type II toxin-antitoxin system HicB family antitoxin has protein sequence MDARYEMIIYWSDQDEAFVVEVPELPGCMADGRTYQIAVANAEVVIQEWIETAQELGRHIPEPRGKLAYA, from the coding sequence ATGGACGCTAGATATGAGATGATCATTTATTGGAGCGATCAGGACGAAGCTTTTGTGGTGGAAGTGCCTGAACTGCCTGGTTGTATGGCTGATGGGCGTACATATCAAATAGCTGTGGCAAATGCCGAGGTAGTTATCCAGGAATGGATTGAAACAGCGCAAGAGCTTGGCCGGCATATACCAGAGCCTCGGGGCAAACTGGCTTATGCATAG
- a CDS encoding type II toxin-antitoxin system HicA family toxin, which translates to MAKLKKLLEHILMRKGDSNVSFTTLCSLLNSLGFSDRIRGDHHIFTKDGVEEILNIQPKGGKAKAYQVKQVRDIIIRYSMNTGE; encoded by the coding sequence ATGGCAAAACTCAAAAAGCTTCTTGAACATATCTTGATGCGAAAGGGGGATTCCAATGTCTCTTTTACAACGCTATGTAGCCTATTGAATAGTCTTGGATTCTCCGATAGGATCAGAGGCGATCATCATATTTTCACGAAGGATGGGGTGGAAGAAATCCTCAATATCCAACCGAAAGGTGGAAAAGCGAAAGCGTATCAGGTAAAACAAGTCAGAGACATTATCATCCGTTATAGTATGAATACTGGAGAATAA
- a CDS encoding type II toxin-antitoxin system VapB family antitoxin — protein sequence MRTTLDLPEDLLNEAMKTTHIQTKTKVIVTALEELIRKTKITELKKFKGKVDLDIDLNTLRCR from the coding sequence ATGAGAACTACACTTGATTTACCAGAAGATTTATTGAATGAGGCTATGAAAACGACCCATATTCAAACAAAAACGAAAGTCATTGTTACCGCGCTTGAGGAATTAATTCGAAAAACAAAAATAACAGAATTGAAAAAATTTAAAGGGAAAGTCGATCTCGACATTGACCTCAACACTCTACGGTGCCGCTAA